One window from the genome of Buchnera aphidicola str. Ua (Uroleucon ambrosiae) encodes:
- the rne gene encoding ribonuclease E, translating to MKRMLINATQQEELRVALVDGQRLYDLDIESAGSESKKSNIYKGKITRVEPSLEAAFVDYGEKKNGFLPLKEVSQKYFPDKYIDNLRCDIKDILQEGQELIVQINKEERGNKGAALTTFISLAGSYLVLMPNNPKSGGISRRIEGYDRLVLKELLTLLKYPEEMSLIIRTAGLGKSIESLQWDLSLRLQHWKKIQKIANHVKAPFLIHQESNIIVRAFRDYLRKDIGEILIDNPKILKLAREHIAFLGRPDFSNKIKLYTKDIPLFSYFQIETQINSAFQRKVSLPSGGSIMVDSTEALTAIDINSSRSKIGTDIESTALNTNLEAVDEISRQLRLRDLGGLIVIDFIDMSPISHQRAVEHRLREIVREDRARIQIGQISQFGLLEMSRQRLSSSLGESSHHVCPRCTGTGTIRDSESLSLSILRLIEEEALKENTYEVRAVVPIEIACYLLNEKREAVYAIEKRQAGGKTIIIPSKKMKTPHYSVSRIKKGASKNTSSYIFNEIKKNKITTFVNETILKKTVKTKFNYTNLISLNNLNQYKNKIKPKKQKESYQNKIHENIFLKKKSNTNISFIFKVIDWLKSSFFLKNILIKSNIFKKNHLKNKGNIFLKVKNNFNFLNRNNSQKNKKYVLSQKFKKNINNITVSNQFIDFLKKNEDFYSQNTYLFYQQYNIQFLKNRKLSVINQNNIFFNVKKKDKIFNKDNEKKNIHKKIMYPQILSNQCSSNIKNNFIVSQNLHTSNTISKHIIKYNFLYFYNIQYFLMKIFLKSFFKSKSSTVLVKYPTIVSDEIKTLKNIMSMKQIDSSFLLKRRKIIKNKNFFKVKKIINNKCFLKQYKKNNNLSEIVMRAQTASHHTEIKMPILDDNDLCYNLSCIKSNQKNQSSAPITKISEVFCLNQTQNTFKFNLLMINLKCNRKNSAGVHSATNVSNAPVSIPKKYLI from the coding sequence ATGAAAAGAATGTTAATTAATGCAACTCAGCAGGAAGAGTTGCGTGTAGCTTTGGTTGATGGTCAACGTTTATATGATCTTGATATAGAAAGCGCTGGATCTGAATCAAAAAAATCAAATATATATAAAGGAAAAATTACTCGTGTAGAACCTAGTTTAGAAGCTGCTTTTGTAGATTATGGTGAAAAAAAAAATGGGTTTTTACCATTAAAAGAAGTTTCTCAAAAGTATTTTCCAGATAAATATATTGATAATTTACGTTGTGATATCAAAGATATTTTACAAGAAGGGCAAGAACTTATTGTACAAATCAATAAAGAAGAAAGAGGAAATAAAGGAGCGGCTTTAACTACGTTTATTAGTTTAGCTGGAAGTTATTTAGTACTTATGCCAAATAATCCTAAATCTGGTGGTATTTCAAGAAGAATTGAAGGTTATGATAGATTAGTATTAAAAGAATTATTAACTTTATTAAAGTATCCTGAAGAAATGAGTTTAATTATTAGAACTGCTGGTTTAGGAAAATCTATAGAATCATTACAATGGGATTTATCACTTAGATTGCAGCATTGGAAGAAAATTCAAAAAATAGCAAATCATGTGAAAGCACCGTTTTTGATTCATCAAGAAAGTAATATTATAGTACGTGCTTTTCGAGATTACTTACGTAAAGATATTGGAGAAATTTTAATTGATAATCCTAAAATATTAAAATTGGCACGAGAACATATTGCTTTTTTAGGTCGTCCAGATTTTAGTAATAAAATTAAATTATATACTAAAGATATTCCTCTTTTTAGTTATTTTCAGATTGAAACGCAAATTAATTCTGCTTTTCAAAGAAAAGTTAGTTTGCCTTCTGGTGGTTCAATAATGGTTGATAGTACTGAAGCTTTAACAGCTATTGATATTAATTCTTCTCGTTCTAAAATTGGAACAGATATAGAATCTACAGCATTAAATACTAATCTTGAAGCAGTAGATGAAATTTCTCGTCAATTGCGTTTAAGAGATTTAGGGGGTTTAATAGTTATTGATTTTATAGATATGTCTCCCATTAGTCATCAAAGAGCAGTTGAACATAGATTACGTGAAATTGTACGCGAAGATAGAGCTAGAATTCAAATTGGTCAAATTTCTCAATTTGGTTTATTAGAAATGTCTAGACAAAGATTAAGCTCATCTTTAGGTGAATCTAGTCATCATGTTTGTCCAAGATGCACAGGAACAGGAACTATTAGAGACAGTGAATCACTATCGTTATCTATTTTACGTTTAATTGAAGAAGAAGCTTTAAAAGAAAATACTTATGAAGTAAGAGCTGTTGTACCTATAGAAATTGCTTGTTATTTATTAAATGAAAAACGCGAAGCAGTATATGCTATTGAAAAACGTCAAGCTGGTGGTAAAACAATCATTATTCCTAGCAAAAAAATGAAAACACCACATTATTCTGTATCTAGAATTAAAAAAGGTGCAAGTAAAAATACTTCTAGTTATATTTTTAATGAAATAAAAAAAAATAAAATTACAACATTTGTAAATGAAACAATTCTTAAAAAAACAGTGAAAACAAAATTTAATTATACTAATTTAATTTCATTAAATAATTTAAATCAATATAAAAATAAAATTAAACCTAAAAAACAAAAAGAAAGTTATCAAAATAAAATACATGAAAATATTTTTTTAAAAAAAAAATCAAATACTAATATCAGTTTTATATTTAAAGTGATAGATTGGTTAAAAAGTTCATTTTTTCTTAAAAATATCTTGATTAAAAGTAATATTTTTAAAAAAAATCATCTAAAAAATAAAGGTAACATTTTTTTAAAAGTAAAAAATAATTTTAATTTTTTAAATAGAAATAATTCTCAAAAAAATAAGAAATATGTTTTATCACAAAAATTTAAAAAAAATATTAACAACATAACTGTTAGTAATCAATTTATTGATTTTTTAAAAAAAAATGAAGATTTTTATTCACAAAATACTTATTTGTTTTATCAACAGTATAATATACAATTCTTAAAAAATAGAAAATTATCTGTTATTAATCAAAATAATATTTTTTTTAATGTTAAAAAAAAAGACAAGATATTTAATAAAGATAATGAAAAAAAAAATATACATAAAAAAATTATGTACCCTCAAATTTTATCAAATCAATGTAGTAGTAATATAAAAAATAATTTTATTGTTTCTCAAAACTTGCATACTTCTAATACTATAAGCAAGCATATTATCAAGTATAATTTTTTATACTTTTATAATATTCAATATTTTTTAATGAAAATTTTTCTAAAATCTTTTTTCAAATCAAAATCAAGCACAGTGCTAGTAAAATATCCAACTATAGTATCAGATGAAATTAAAACATTAAAAAATATTATGTCTATGAAACAAATAGATTCGTCATTTTTATTAAAAAGAAGAAAAATTATTAAAAATAAAAATTTTTTTAAAGTTAAAAAGATAATTAATAATAAATGTTTTTTAAAGCAATATAAAAAAAATAATAATCTCAGTGAAATAGTAATGAGAGCACAAACTGCATCACATCATACAGAAATAAAGATGCCAATTTTAGATGATAATGATTTATGTTATAATCTATCTTGTATAAAAAGTAATCAAAAAAATCAATCTAGTGCTCCTATTACTAAAATATCTGAAGTCTTTTGTTTGAATCAAACGCAAAATACATTTAAATTTAATTTATTAATGATAAATTTGAAGTGTAATAGAAAAAATTCTGCAGGAGTACATTCAGCTACAAATGTTTCTAATGCACCTGTTTCAATACCTAAAAAATATTTAATTTAA
- a CDS encoding FlgK family flagellar hook-associated protein, protein MSTVLNTAIAGINAMKVIIDHTVDKINNPNKNHSYTQIFTDNVIEDYHPTVISLKIQEIYDEYNDFITEEKRITDAQIHNETKKIEQLIKLEDLLCEKSNIFNELVNELYYDIKQDMLLNHPKTINQNIKKKLHDITALIKDFDKKLSFLEQDVKQSVINNIKKANELIDAIHDMTVHIRYFPIARMHNTINNLIDKRDNLVDELNTLVGVKVIKNHDNYAIYLNNNISLIDNNHKQNLMPLTSKYDDKYVSIGYAENDHSMPVKIENMIPSAVLGSLLQFRKEELTNARNKIGQLTVDFANYMNQYAKLGYNIFGNQEKKIFKISDPQTIQSSTNTSSTQTLVQWKDTSNPQDTDYIIYFKNNVWTVTKMLDHSMVAYTMDQKDNITSINFDGIQLLIKGQHADGDIYMIKPYPTTLETLELLDDTNDPFELSSEDNMHRINQQNTPVINQFNIHTLIEHQEKLDQAYQKFSKAISYKYHILEEKLPFEKSMVKILDNKKMTVSHDINTNFNELNYEQACYLANVKVLETAEKIFNEIIDCYS, encoded by the coding sequence ATGAGTACTGTATTAAATACAGCTATTGCTGGTATCAACGCCATGAAAGTCATAATTGATCATACTGTTGATAAAATTAATAATCCTAATAAAAACCATTCATATACACAGATTTTCACAGATAATGTTATAGAAGATTATCATCCTACTGTTATTTCATTAAAAATTCAAGAAATTTATGATGAGTATAATGACTTTATTACAGAAGAAAAACGTATAACAGACGCACAGATACACAATGAAACAAAAAAAATTGAACAATTAATTAAATTAGAAGATTTATTATGTGAAAAATCTAATATATTTAATGAACTCGTGAATGAGTTATACTATGATATTAAACAAGACATGCTCTTAAATCATCCAAAAACCATTAATCAAAATATAAAGAAAAAATTACATGATATTACTGCTTTAATTAAAGATTTTGATAAAAAGTTAAGTTTTTTAGAACAAGATGTAAAACAATCTGTGATAAATAATATAAAAAAAGCTAATGAGTTAATTGATGCAATTCATGACATGACTGTTCATATACGCTATTTTCCTATTGCACGAATGCATAATACAATAAATAATTTAATTGATAAAAGAGATAACTTAGTTGATGAACTCAACACTTTAGTTGGAGTTAAAGTCATAAAAAATCATGATAATTATGCGATATATTTAAACAATAATATATCTTTGATAGATAATAATCATAAACAAAATTTGATGCCATTAACCTCAAAATATGATGATAAATATGTTAGTATCGGATATGCTGAAAATGATCATAGTATGCCGGTCAAGATAGAAAATATGATTCCTAGTGCTGTTTTAGGGTCTCTTTTACAATTTCGAAAAGAAGAACTAACGAATGCTAGAAATAAAATAGGACAATTAACAGTTGATTTTGCAAACTATATGAATCAATATGCTAAATTAGGATATAATATTTTTGGTAATCAAGAAAAAAAAATTTTTAAAATTAGTGATCCACAAACAATACAAAGCTCAACAAATACTTCATCTACTCAAACATTAGTACAATGGAAAGATACTAGCAATCCACAAGATACTGATTATATTATATATTTTAAAAACAATGTTTGGACTGTAACAAAAATGTTAGATCATAGTATGGTAGCATATACTATGGATCAAAAAGATAATATCACATCTATAAATTTTGATGGAATTCAATTATTAATTAAGGGACAACATGCTGATGGTGATATTTATATGATCAAACCATATCCTACAACATTAGAAACATTAGAGTTATTAGATGATACAAATGATCCATTTGAATTATCCTCAGAAGATAATATGCATCGTATTAACCAACAAAATACTCCAGTAATTAATCAATTTAATATACATACTTTAATAGAGCATCAAGAAAAATTAGATCAGGCTTATCAAAAATTCTCTAAAGCTATATCGTATAAATATCATATTCTTGAAGAAAAACTTCCTTTTGAAAAAAGCATGGTTAAAATACTTGACAATAAAAAAATGACTGTTTCTCACGATATTAATACAAATTTTAATGAATTAAATTATGAACAAGCATGTTATCTTGCAAATGTTAAGGTTTTAGAAACAGCGGAAAAAATTTTCAATGAAATTATTGACTGTTATAGTTAA